The Fimbriimonas ginsengisoli Gsoil 348 genome window below encodes:
- a CDS encoding pyridoxamine 5'-phosphate oxidase family protein, producing the protein MSKQRDFIDDDLATWLGEQHLFFVATAPTSLEGHVNCSPKGGDTFRVLGPMEVAYMDLTGSGAETAAHLRDNGRIVLMFCAFEGKPNVARLHGRGEVIIEGDPHFEELVALFPRKPGVRSVVRVQVTRVSTSCGFAVPLMDFKDDRDTLDRFALSKGSEGLAEYRLLKNSRSIDGLPALFDEPETMA; encoded by the coding sequence ATGAGCAAGCAACGCGACTTTATCGACGACGATCTGGCCACGTGGCTCGGTGAGCAACACCTATTCTTCGTCGCCACCGCCCCCACCTCTCTCGAGGGTCACGTCAATTGCTCTCCCAAGGGCGGCGATACCTTTCGGGTGCTGGGACCGATGGAAGTCGCCTACATGGACCTCACCGGAAGCGGCGCCGAGACCGCGGCCCACCTGCGGGACAACGGACGGATCGTTCTGATGTTCTGCGCGTTCGAGGGGAAGCCGAATGTGGCGCGGCTGCATGGCCGGGGGGAGGTGATCATCGAGGGCGATCCCCATTTCGAAGAGTTGGTTGCCCTCTTCCCCCGAAAGCCCGGGGTTCGGAGCGTGGTGAGAGTGCAAGTCACCCGGGTGTCGACTTCGTGCGGGTTTGCGGTCCCACTGATGGACTTCAAAGACGATCGAGACACGCTCGACCGATTCGCGCTTTCGAAGGGATCGGAGGGGTTGGCCGAGTATCGGCTTCTGAAGAATTCGCGGAGCATCGACGGACTTCCGGCGTTGTTCGACGAGCCCGAGACAATGGCGTAA
- a CDS encoding ABC transporter permease has translation MKTLVHVYKKEIRDMFRDKRVRSSAIFGPIFVLVLMMTLIGFVSTSVRKQEGQKLHVIKSDSPAAIMLRQTKFAIVEVANVDEAKKLIKDGKAKVVLDFRPPSASGQTIIDAYVDPKEQMAQILLGGLRQAFGEQNKKQLATTLKSKGLPETAGEAFKIEERDVQVGEAGGAGEFLIGMLPYLIVIWAFYGGMSIASDLVAGEKEKNTLETLLISPARRTQIVLGKFLALATVCLMSSMSNLVGLAILAKLHLPGSDVILKNGLGVTPMAFAITLIVLLPLVAFFASILIAISSFARNPREAQTYLATCSFVVIMPAMFSQFIGYTDAGKQLWINMVPILNSANSIRMALMGKSDAVAIATTVLVSLALALIALRVTVYMFNREEVLVRA, from the coding sequence ATGAAGACCCTCGTTCACGTCTATAAAAAAGAGATTCGCGATATGTTTCGCGACAAGCGGGTCCGCTCGTCGGCCATCTTCGGCCCGATCTTCGTGCTCGTGCTGATGATGACCCTCATCGGCTTTGTGTCGACTTCGGTGCGCAAGCAGGAAGGACAGAAGCTGCACGTGATCAAGAGTGATAGCCCCGCCGCGATCATGCTGCGCCAAACGAAATTCGCCATCGTTGAGGTCGCCAACGTCGATGAGGCCAAAAAGCTGATTAAGGACGGGAAAGCGAAAGTCGTCCTTGATTTCCGACCCCCTTCGGCCAGTGGCCAAACCATCATCGACGCCTACGTCGATCCTAAGGAACAGATGGCCCAGATCCTCCTTGGTGGACTTCGGCAGGCATTCGGCGAGCAAAACAAGAAGCAACTCGCTACGACTTTGAAATCCAAGGGCCTGCCAGAAACCGCGGGGGAGGCATTCAAGATCGAGGAACGGGACGTGCAGGTCGGCGAGGCCGGCGGCGCCGGCGAATTCCTCATCGGAATGTTGCCTTACCTCATCGTTATCTGGGCGTTTTACGGCGGAATGAGCATCGCGAGCGACCTGGTGGCCGGTGAGAAGGAAAAGAACACCCTCGAAACCCTCTTGATCTCCCCGGCGCGGAGAACCCAGATCGTTCTTGGCAAGTTCTTGGCTCTGGCGACCGTTTGCTTAATGAGCTCGATGTCGAACTTGGTCGGACTCGCGATTCTGGCGAAGCTGCACCTGCCCGGCTCCGACGTTATCCTGAAAAACGGTCTCGGAGTCACGCCGATGGCGTTTGCGATCACCTTGATCGTATTGCTGCCGTTGGTGGCGTTCTTTGCTAGCATCTTGATAGCAATCAGCAGCTTTGCGCGGAACCCTCGAGAAGCGCAGACCTATCTCGCGACCTGCAGCTTTGTGGTCATCATGCCTGCGATGTTCAGCCAGTTCATCGGCTACACCGATGCCGGTAAGCAACTCTGGATCAACATGGTCCCGATCCTCAACTCCGCCAACAGCATCCGAATGGCGCTCATGGGCAAAAGCGACGCCGTCGCCATCGCCACCACCGTCCTCGTAAGCCTCGCCCTCGCCCTCATCGCGTTGCGAGTCACCGTCTACATGTTCAACCGCGAAGAAGTGCTCGTAAGAGCGTAA
- a CDS encoding ABC transporter ATP-binding protein — protein sequence MVRTHELKKYFRDAKKGDKKAVDGVTFEARPGRILGLLGVNGAGKTTTLRMLSTVIKPTSGSAEVAGFNVLEHPEKVRASIGFMSTSTSLYGRLTAKELIAYFGGLYGLEGERLQDRIRYVTQKLQLEEFSDRLCDKLSTGQKQRVNIARTILHDPPVLFFDEPTAGLDVVASQSVMEFIEEARDAGKTIVFSTHIMSEVERLCDEIVVIHDGVAMGEGTVASLKAKTGQETLEKAFLSLVGFQPTYAKVPA from the coding sequence ATGGTTCGCACGCACGAGCTTAAGAAATATTTTCGCGACGCCAAGAAAGGCGATAAAAAAGCGGTTGACGGGGTCACGTTCGAAGCGCGGCCCGGCCGCATCCTCGGCCTGTTGGGGGTGAACGGGGCGGGGAAGACGACCACCCTTCGGATGCTTTCGACCGTCATCAAGCCGACGAGCGGCTCGGCGGAGGTTGCCGGGTTCAACGTTTTGGAGCACCCGGAGAAGGTGCGGGCGAGCATCGGCTTTATGTCTACTTCCACCTCGCTCTACGGACGGCTGACCGCCAAGGAGCTGATCGCTTATTTCGGCGGTCTTTACGGGCTGGAGGGGGAGAGGCTGCAAGACCGGATCCGGTACGTGACGCAGAAGCTGCAACTGGAGGAGTTCTCCGACCGGCTTTGCGACAAGCTGAGCACCGGTCAGAAGCAGCGGGTGAACATCGCCCGGACGATCCTGCACGATCCCCCCGTTCTGTTCTTCGACGAGCCGACGGCGGGTCTGGACGTGGTTGCCAGCCAGAGCGTGATGGAGTTCATCGAGGAGGCTCGGGACGCGGGGAAGACGATCGTCTTCAGCACCCACATCATGAGCGAGGTGGAGCGGCTTTGCGATGAGATCGTGGTGATTCACGATGGCGTCGCGATGGGAGAAGGAACCGTCGCGAGCCTCAAAGCGAAGACCGGGCAGGAGACTCTGGAGAAGGCATTCCTTTCCCTCGTCGGCTTCCAGCCAACTTACGCAAAGGTGCCCGCATGA
- a CDS encoding ABC transporter ATP-binding protein: MAGVTFRNISKVFGKDVKAVDNLNLEIRDQEFMVLVGPSGCGKTTALRMVAGLEESTDGDILIGDVRVNDVPPKDRDIAMVFQNYALYPHMNVYDNIAFGLRLRELKGFFWQVSHWGEAQKIKADIDERVRTVATMLDIEKYLARRPKELSGGQRQRVALARAIVRKPKVFLMDEPLSNLDAKLRVQTRAELIRLHRKLGITTIYVTHDQIEAMTMGQRMAIMRDGKLQQCDEPEKVYANPANKFVASFIGSPPMNFLPAKIVQEGGRVMVDAVDFKLPLPEGHGAAAMVGKDVTLGIRPEEIDDADLVSSITPTEFNTITAKVDVLEPLGHEYVAYIGIGKTSLIATIDNETRIKEGHDARFAINLERIHIFDAVTEEAIK; this comes from the coding sequence TTGGCAGGGGTCACGTTCCGCAACATTTCCAAAGTATTCGGCAAAGACGTTAAAGCCGTCGATAATCTCAACCTCGAGATCCGCGACCAAGAATTCATGGTCCTCGTCGGACCATCGGGTTGTGGCAAGACCACGGCGCTCCGCATGGTGGCGGGCTTAGAGGAGTCGACCGACGGCGATATCCTTATCGGCGACGTTCGGGTGAACGACGTTCCTCCGAAGGATCGCGACATCGCGATGGTCTTCCAGAACTACGCGCTGTACCCGCACATGAACGTGTACGACAACATCGCGTTCGGCCTGCGTCTCCGCGAGCTCAAGGGCTTCTTCTGGCAAGTTTCCCACTGGGGCGAGGCGCAGAAGATCAAAGCGGACATCGACGAGCGCGTTCGAACCGTCGCCACCATGCTCGACATCGAGAAGTACCTCGCGCGGCGTCCCAAGGAGCTCTCGGGCGGTCAGCGACAGCGCGTCGCGCTTGCCCGCGCCATCGTCCGGAAGCCGAAAGTCTTCCTTATGGACGAGCCGCTGTCGAACCTCGACGCCAAGCTCCGTGTCCAAACCCGCGCCGAGCTGATCCGGCTCCACCGCAAGCTCGGCATCACCACGATTTACGTCACGCACGACCAGATCGAAGCGATGACGATGGGCCAGCGAATGGCCATCATGCGCGACGGCAAGCTGCAGCAGTGCGACGAGCCGGAGAAGGTGTACGCCAACCCCGCGAACAAGTTCGTCGCCAGCTTCATCGGCTCCCCGCCCATGAACTTCCTGCCCGCAAAGATCGTTCAGGAAGGCGGCCGCGTCATGGTCGACGCTGTGGACTTCAAGCTCCCCCTTCCCGAAGGCCACGGCGCCGCCGCCATGGTCGGTAAAGACGTAACCCTCGGCATCCGCCCGGAGGAGATCGACGACGCCGACCTCGTCTCCAGCATCACGCCGACGGAATTCAACACGATTACCGCCAAAGTCGACGTCCTCGAGCCCCTCGGCCACGAGTACGTCGCCTACATCGGCATCGGCAAGACGAGCCTCATCGCCACAATCGACAACGAGACGAGGATCAAAGAGGGCCACGACGCAAGGTTTGCGATCAACCTCGAGCGAATCCACATCTTCGACGCTGTCACCGAAGAAGCCATCAAGTAG
- a CDS encoding type II secretion system protein, which produces MRTRSALGFTLLECMVCIGIMAIVAAIATPVMASARRAGEITSAKGRLHQLFIAAQIYRNDWGSESEYGNAQKMGLPSGTDPLSIFRFFAKNGGGHSPCGDNVSWLGDSSPTLVTYWYTPADDKSWASLAQKYEDRTPFILDVNCDDPKVGFDNSFEPHRGLGVQLSGRLLDLHKPGRMSRNEWWVVP; this is translated from the coding sequence ATGAGGACGCGATCGGCATTGGGATTTACGCTACTCGAGTGCATGGTTTGCATCGGCATCATGGCAATCGTGGCCGCAATAGCGACGCCAGTTATGGCCTCGGCTCGCCGCGCGGGGGAGATTACGAGCGCAAAGGGGCGCTTGCACCAGCTTTTCATTGCGGCCCAGATATACCGAAACGACTGGGGCAGCGAATCGGAGTATGGAAACGCCCAGAAAATGGGCCTTCCTTCCGGTACGGATCCTCTTAGTATCTTCAGGTTTTTTGCCAAGAACGGCGGTGGACACAGCCCCTGCGGAGACAACGTTTCGTGGCTAGGCGACAGCTCGCCGACGCTGGTGACGTATTGGTACACGCCGGCGGACGACAAGTCGTGGGCGAGCCTCGCTCAAAAATACGAAGATCGAACCCCTTTTATCCTAGACGTCAACTGCGACGATCCGAAAGTCGGATTCGATAACAGCTTCGAGCCGCATCGGGGGCTTGGAGTGCAACTATCGGGTCGTCTCCTGGACCTCCACAAGCCAGGCCGCATGAGTCGGAACGAGTGGTGGGTCGTTCCTTAG
- a CDS encoding AAA family ATPase, with product MDPSVFEAIRASVEANPENLALRLHYASLLATASRFGEALEQATLVLGRQPDNLEALKIAADAADATGDKIRAHGYRKLHEALSWNSAKNLIGESEIAPPPPTQAPVSPPSPQALRDGYSEPDDEPGQWETERPEIKLADVAGMETVKRRLQTSFLGPMRNPDLRKLYGKSLRGGLLLYGPPGCGKTFMARAIAGELGAGFLSVGLTDVVDMWLGQSEKNLHELFQTARRTRPCVLFMDELDALGRKRSLMRHQAGTGLINQLLAELDGVEFDNEGVFFLAATNHPWDVDAALRRPGRLDRMLLVLPPDLVARESIVQKCTKERPVDRLDTRWIAEKTEDFSGADVAHLCDSAAEFALEDSISSGTVRPINMGDFKQALKEVRPSTRSWLETAKNHAIYANEGGIYDDLLAYLKQRRML from the coding sequence ATGGACCCAAGCGTATTTGAAGCAATCCGTGCTTCCGTCGAGGCGAACCCGGAAAACCTGGCTTTGCGCCTCCACTACGCTTCCCTCTTGGCCACCGCCAGCCGCTTCGGCGAGGCGCTGGAGCAAGCTACGCTGGTCCTCGGGCGTCAGCCGGACAATCTGGAAGCGCTGAAGATCGCCGCCGACGCCGCCGATGCCACCGGTGACAAGATCCGTGCCCACGGATATCGCAAGCTCCATGAGGCTCTCTCGTGGAATTCGGCGAAGAACCTGATCGGCGAAAGCGAGATCGCGCCACCCCCGCCAACTCAGGCGCCGGTCTCCCCTCCCTCTCCCCAGGCCCTTCGCGATGGTTACAGCGAGCCGGACGACGAGCCGGGGCAATGGGAAACCGAACGCCCCGAGATCAAACTTGCCGACGTCGCCGGTATGGAAACCGTGAAGCGCCGTCTTCAAACCTCCTTCTTGGGTCCGATGCGAAATCCGGACTTGCGCAAGCTGTACGGCAAGTCTCTCCGCGGCGGGCTCCTCCTCTACGGCCCGCCCGGCTGCGGCAAGACGTTCATGGCCCGCGCAATCGCGGGGGAGCTAGGGGCCGGTTTCCTCTCGGTCGGTCTAACCGACGTGGTCGACATGTGGCTCGGCCAAAGTGAGAAGAACCTTCATGAGCTATTCCAAACCGCCCGCCGGACTCGTCCCTGCGTCCTTTTTATGGACGAGCTCGACGCGCTCGGACGAAAGCGGAGCCTCATGCGTCACCAAGCCGGCACCGGGCTCATCAATCAGCTCCTCGCCGAGCTCGACGGCGTGGAATTCGATAACGAAGGGGTTTTCTTTCTGGCGGCAACGAACCACCCATGGGACGTGGACGCCGCCCTCCGCCGTCCGGGCCGGCTCGACCGGATGCTGCTCGTACTCCCGCCGGATTTAGTTGCCCGCGAGTCGATTGTACAGAAATGTACAAAAGAGCGCCCCGTCGACCGGCTCGACACCCGTTGGATCGCCGAGAAAACGGAGGATTTCTCAGGCGCCGACGTTGCCCATCTTTGCGATTCCGCCGCCGAATTCGCGTTGGAGGACTCAATCTCTTCCGGAACGGTCCGACCGATCAACATGGGAGACTTCAAACAAGCGCTGAAAGAGGTCCGTCCATCCACCCGTTCTTGGCTGGAAACCGCCAAGAATCACGCGATTTACGCCAACGAAGGCGGTATCTATGACGACTTGCTGGCTTACCTTAAGCAGCGCCGGATGTTGTGA
- a CDS encoding tetratricopeptide repeat protein yields MNDPADRVRFYISQQRYQEALKELATAIAQRPQDAELHALRSHCLIQVDHREAIKAAELAVSLEPDLAFAHYMLAAARDSAGKPKQAEPAARQALALRPEWPDGYAMLAGVLARQAKWPDALAQAEEGLRVDPNHEGCQRQRAQALSFMGKDAEAKEAVLKALVDNPGSPRVHAEMGWVSLRAGNYREAEAHFQEALRIDPTNERARLGLLDALRARFILYRALLGFAALLRALPAKYQGSVGFILFLIIRGAGEILASNHGLAPVLVPILVILGTMFLMRWIGRPVANLSLLFHPLGRLALGREQRIETWTMAGFLAAGVLLGVGGWFSPLKVWPAGVMAAVGWMLLTLASAMETRQNRRVFFWSLAVFSAILVVIATYASIVSPPKL; encoded by the coding sequence GTGAACGATCCTGCCGATAGAGTCCGATTTTATATCTCGCAACAGAGGTACCAAGAGGCGCTGAAGGAGCTCGCGACGGCAATCGCTCAGCGCCCGCAAGACGCTGAGCTGCATGCCCTTCGCTCGCACTGCCTGATCCAGGTCGACCATCGGGAAGCGATCAAGGCCGCCGAGCTCGCGGTTTCGCTGGAGCCGGATTTAGCATTTGCTCACTACATGCTTGCCGCCGCCCGCGACTCGGCGGGAAAGCCGAAACAAGCCGAACCGGCGGCCCGCCAAGCATTGGCACTGCGGCCAGAGTGGCCCGATGGTTACGCAATGTTGGCGGGAGTGCTCGCGCGCCAAGCCAAGTGGCCGGATGCGCTCGCCCAGGCCGAAGAAGGTCTACGGGTCGACCCAAACCACGAAGGATGTCAGCGCCAGCGAGCCCAAGCGCTCTCGTTCATGGGTAAGGATGCGGAAGCGAAGGAAGCGGTCCTGAAGGCCCTCGTCGATAATCCTGGCTCGCCACGAGTCCATGCCGAAATGGGCTGGGTCAGCCTTCGAGCCGGCAATTACCGTGAAGCGGAAGCGCATTTTCAGGAGGCCCTACGTATCGACCCGACGAACGAACGAGCCCGGCTCGGACTGCTCGACGCCCTTCGCGCTCGGTTCATTCTGTACCGGGCTCTACTCGGTTTTGCCGCGCTTCTTCGTGCCCTTCCCGCCAAGTACCAGGGCTCCGTAGGATTCATTCTGTTCCTGATCATCCGGGGCGCCGGCGAAATACTCGCCTCCAACCACGGTCTTGCCCCAGTGCTTGTTCCGATCCTGGTGATCCTCGGAACAATGTTCCTAATGCGTTGGATCGGGCGGCCGGTGGCAAACCTCAGTCTGCTGTTTCATCCGCTGGGCCGATTGGCGCTCGGGCGAGAGCAGCGGATAGAGACTTGGACAATGGCAGGCTTTCTCGCTGCCGGCGTTCTGCTCGGCGTCGGCGGATGGTTTTCTCCGCTCAAGGTTTGGCCGGCCGGCGTCATGGCCGCAGTCGGGTGGATGCTATTAACTCTTGCTTCCGCCATGGAGACGAGGCAAAACCGTCGCGTTTTCTTCTGGTCTTTAGCGGTATTCAGCGCTATCCTCGTGGTTATCGCGACCTACGCATCTATTGTGTCGCCTCCCAAACTATGA
- a CDS encoding tetratricopeptide repeat protein, whose protein sequence is MNSAADHARALIIVGRHADALPLLGQAIAQSPADSELYGLQALCLSNVGNQKEAVKQAQTAVSITPEWSWVHYVMGLVLQRVNARNAEKASRHAIALDPDMPHYYGLLAHVLALQGFWNESLQAAEIGLELDPDEEDCQSARSQALTFLGRSDEAREYARRTVSQNPDSADAHADMGWTSIRVGDRGAAVEHFKEALRIEPDLAHAQSGLLVALRSAFPPYRWTFTFANHVARLPLQFRSLVFVGLYFVARISAGVLSTHPALWPVLAPILVVTGFLVFMAFFEEPITDVVLLFHPLGRLAIGRSRRIQGWVLFAFLAIGLIWIPVSLIRHDSGIVPGIAVAGFLIAGVTYKIKSSPGLHKFAFWTIVVLFGLMLSLFIFTGDPPSPASSS, encoded by the coding sequence ATGAACAGCGCCGCCGACCATGCTCGCGCCCTCATTATCGTGGGGCGGCACGCCGACGCCTTGCCACTTCTCGGCCAAGCGATCGCCCAGTCGCCCGCCGATTCGGAGCTCTACGGCCTCCAAGCGCTCTGTCTTAGCAATGTCGGCAACCAAAAAGAGGCGGTCAAGCAGGCTCAGACCGCCGTTTCGATCACGCCGGAATGGTCGTGGGTGCATTACGTTATGGGGCTCGTCCTCCAAAGGGTGAACGCTCGAAACGCCGAGAAGGCATCACGCCACGCGATCGCGCTCGATCCGGATATGCCGCACTATTACGGCCTTCTAGCTCACGTGCTTGCCCTGCAAGGGTTTTGGAACGAGTCGCTGCAAGCCGCAGAGATCGGACTCGAGCTCGATCCGGATGAGGAAGATTGCCAGAGCGCCCGATCGCAGGCGCTGACCTTTTTGGGGAGGTCCGACGAAGCTCGCGAATATGCCCGCCGAACCGTTTCCCAGAACCCCGATTCCGCGGATGCTCACGCCGACATGGGCTGGACCTCGATCAGGGTCGGAGATCGCGGCGCGGCCGTCGAGCATTTCAAAGAAGCGCTCCGTATTGAACCGGATCTCGCCCACGCTCAAAGCGGCCTCCTGGTAGCCCTGAGATCCGCCTTTCCGCCGTACCGCTGGACCTTTACCTTCGCGAATCACGTTGCCCGCCTTCCCCTTCAATTCCGCTCTTTGGTGTTCGTAGGGCTCTATTTCGTTGCGAGAATCTCGGCGGGGGTTCTTTCGACCCATCCGGCCCTATGGCCGGTTCTGGCCCCCATCCTTGTGGTCACCGGTTTCCTCGTTTTTATGGCGTTCTTCGAGGAGCCGATCACGGACGTGGTGCTTCTGTTCCATCCGTTGGGACGGCTCGCCATCGGGAGGAGCCGCCGCATCCAAGGTTGGGTTCTCTTCGCGTTTCTGGCGATTGGTCTGATCTGGATTCCGGTCTCTCTGATCAGGCACGATTCCGGGATCGTGCCTGGCATCGCGGTGGCCGGCTTTCTCATCGCCGGGGTCACCTATAAGATCAAATCGAGCCCTGGCTTGCACAAGTTCGCCTTCTGGACGATCGTGGTGCTATTCGGGTTGATGCTGTCGTTGTTCATTTTCACCGGGGACCCGCCCAGCCCGGCCTCATCCTCATAA
- a CDS encoding di-heme oxidoredictase family protein: MAIIGGSSLFLWGALSPPASGVLQGPPRPPKPLGGLTPAEQRLFQAGVGVFAELEAPPDGLGPVFNGVSCAECHRAGGLGGAAENLGVARVTRIGGMTNGKYTDLAQVGGPLLQSRSLRELIRGYPVPGEVVPKEAQFVSHRITTPLFGAGLIEAIPDSAILALERQSQPDGVHGVANRVLNPDTGKTEIGRFGWKAQVSALHWFSGDAYLNEMGITSPVFSHENLPQGKPIPKGADQVPDPEEAGPDIAAATDFMRFLAPLDPVPPTPEAIRGEAIFANVRCTSCHVPTLQTGANLSKALSNIPVRLFSDLLLHRMGAGLADGIQQGQAAGDQFRTAPLWGVGRRPFLLHDGRANSVDQAIRLHAGEALSSHDRYLRLNPRDRNAVIEFLNGL; this comes from the coding sequence TTGGCCATTATCGGCGGTTCCTCGCTGTTTCTCTGGGGCGCTCTCTCGCCACCCGCGTCGGGAGTTCTCCAAGGACCACCTCGCCCGCCCAAGCCGCTTGGCGGTCTGACGCCGGCCGAGCAGCGGCTCTTCCAAGCCGGGGTCGGTGTATTCGCCGAACTGGAAGCCCCGCCGGACGGCCTCGGCCCGGTATTCAACGGTGTTTCCTGCGCCGAATGTCACCGGGCCGGTGGCTTGGGCGGCGCGGCGGAGAATCTCGGCGTCGCCAGGGTCACTCGGATTGGGGGGATGACCAACGGAAAGTACACCGACCTGGCTCAGGTCGGCGGCCCGCTATTGCAGTCACGCTCTTTGCGGGAGCTGATCCGGGGTTACCCGGTTCCGGGGGAAGTGGTGCCCAAAGAAGCACAGTTCGTCTCCCATCGGATCACCACGCCCCTCTTTGGCGCCGGCTTGATTGAGGCGATTCCGGACTCGGCAATCCTTGCGTTGGAGCGTCAAAGTCAGCCTGACGGCGTACACGGAGTGGCAAATCGGGTTCTAAACCCCGATACCGGCAAGACCGAGATTGGCAGGTTCGGTTGGAAGGCGCAGGTTTCGGCTCTCCACTGGTTTTCGGGAGATGCGTACCTCAATGAGATGGGAATCACCAGCCCGGTCTTCTCGCATGAGAACCTTCCGCAAGGGAAACCGATTCCGAAAGGGGCTGACCAGGTCCCGGACCCCGAGGAGGCGGGACCTGACATCGCCGCCGCGACGGACTTTATGCGTTTCCTCGCGCCCCTCGATCCGGTACCCCCAACTCCCGAAGCGATTCGCGGCGAGGCGATCTTCGCCAACGTTCGCTGTACTTCGTGTCACGTGCCGACATTGCAAACCGGCGCCAACCTGTCGAAAGCTCTCTCCAACATACCGGTCCGACTCTTCTCGGATTTGCTGCTGCACCGGATGGGCGCTGGCCTCGCCGACGGGATCCAGCAGGGTCAGGCCGCGGGTGACCAGTTCAGAACCGCGCCGCTATGGGGAGTCGGCCGAAGGCCGTTCCTTCTTCACGACGGCCGTGCCAACTCTGTCGATCAAGCAATCCGTCTCCACGCCGGAGAAGCGCTCTCGTCACACGACCGCTACCTGCGGCTCAATCCTCGCGACCGGAACGCGGTGATCGAGTTCTTGAACGGCCTCTAA
- the tuf gene encoding elongation factor Tu, with product MARAKFERKKPHVNIGTIGHVDHGKTTLTAAITGILQEKGLAKAAKYSDIDSAPEEKARGITINISHQEYETETRHYAHVDCPGHADFIKNMITGAAQMDGAILVVAGTDGPMQQTREHILLARQVGVPYIVVFINKVDAVDDPELIELVDMEIRELLSKYGFDGDNTPIIQGSARKALDLVEAGKVDMDDKYIKAILDLMAAVDSWIPTPERDKDKPFLTAVEDVFTITGRGTVATGRVERGQLKSMEEVEIVGLREAPRKTVCTGIEMFRKVLDYCEAGDNVGLLLRGVARDDIERGMVICKPGTIKPHTKFKAEVYVLSKDEGGRHTPFVSGYRPQFFFRTTDVTGTLNLPDGVEMVMPGDNITMTIELIAPIAMEQGSKFAIREGGRTVGAGAITEIIQ from the coding sequence ATGGCAAGAGCTAAATTCGAGAGAAAGAAGCCGCACGTGAACATCGGAACGATCGGTCACGTTGATCACGGCAAGACAACGTTGACCGCCGCTATTACCGGCATTCTTCAGGAGAAGGGTCTCGCGAAGGCAGCGAAGTACAGCGACATCGACTCCGCACCGGAAGAGAAGGCGCGTGGAATCACCATCAACATCTCCCACCAGGAGTATGAGACGGAGACCCGCCACTACGCCCACGTTGACTGTCCGGGCCACGCCGACTTCATCAAGAACATGATCACCGGCGCCGCTCAGATGGACGGCGCGATCTTGGTCGTAGCCGGTACCGACGGTCCGATGCAGCAGACTCGCGAGCACATCCTGCTCGCCCGTCAGGTTGGCGTTCCGTACATCGTCGTGTTCATCAACAAGGTGGACGCGGTCGACGATCCGGAGCTGATCGAGCTGGTCGACATGGAGATCCGCGAGCTTCTCAGCAAGTACGGTTTCGATGGCGACAACACGCCGATCATCCAGGGTTCCGCCCGCAAGGCGCTGGACCTCGTGGAAGCGGGCAAGGTCGACATGGACGACAAGTACATCAAGGCGATCCTCGACCTGATGGCGGCCGTCGACAGCTGGATTCCGACCCCCGAGCGCGACAAGGACAAGCCGTTCCTCACCGCCGTCGAAGACGTGTTCACGATCACCGGTCGTGGCACCGTTGCGACGGGCCGTGTCGAGCGCGGTCAGCTCAAGTCGATGGAGGAAGTCGAGATCGTTGGTCTTCGCGAGGCTCCTCGCAAGACGGTCTGCACCGGTATCGAGATGTTCCGCAAGGTACTCGACTACTGTGAGGCGGGCGACAACGTCGGTCTGCTTCTCCGTGGCGTCGCTCGCGACGACATTGAGCGCGGAATGGTCATTTGTAAGCCGGGCACCATCAAGCCGCACACCAAGTTTAAGGCAGAGGTTTATGTCCTCTCCAAGGACGAGGGCGGCCGGCACACTCCGTTCGTGTCGGGTTACCGACCGCAGTTCTTCTTCCGCACCACCGACGTGACCGGAACGCTGAACCTGCCGGACGGCGTCGAGATGGTCATGCCGGGAGACAACATCACCATGACGATCGAGCTCATCGCTCCGATCGCTATGGAGCAGGGCTCCAAGTTCGCGATCCGCGAAGGCGGCCGAACCGTCGGCGCCGGCGCGATCACCGAGATCATCCAGTAA